In the Corynebacterium gerontici genome, one interval contains:
- a CDS encoding asparaginase: MSEAEQKQPKVVVITTGGTIACTANDDGALVPTVDGETLLAPVAERFGDALGLEVRELTRLDSSSMTFADIDEILEACHDALEDDAVVGVVVTHGTDSMEETAIALDTFHQDARPIVLTGAQKPYNHPQSDGPGNLFEAVMVASDTSARDIGVLVVFGHAVLPARGCVKWHAQDDLAFATNGPEEPRRADPVAPHLLADVRVEIISAYPGADGSAVQAALNAGAQGLVIEGMGSGNVGTAMAASLQSALEQNVPVVITTRVPRGEVMGHYGGAGGGATLAAQGAIGSTYFRAGQARVLLAIAIASGVHPATLF; encoded by the coding sequence ATGAGTGAAGCGGAACAGAAGCAACCCAAAGTTGTAGTGATCACCACTGGTGGCACCATCGCTTGCACCGCCAACGACGATGGTGCACTGGTCCCCACCGTTGATGGCGAAACGCTGCTCGCCCCGGTGGCGGAGCGCTTTGGTGATGCCCTGGGCCTCGAGGTACGAGAATTGACCCGCTTGGATTCATCCTCGATGACCTTTGCGGACATCGATGAGATCCTGGAAGCCTGCCACGACGCACTGGAAGACGATGCGGTTGTCGGCGTTGTGGTAACTCACGGCACCGATTCGATGGAAGAAACGGCCATTGCTCTGGACACTTTCCATCAAGATGCTCGCCCAATCGTATTAACCGGCGCGCAAAAGCCCTATAACCACCCCCAATCTGATGGTCCCGGCAACCTCTTTGAGGCAGTGATGGTGGCCTCCGATACTTCAGCTCGTGACATTGGCGTTTTGGTGGTGTTTGGGCACGCAGTGTTGCCAGCGCGAGGTTGCGTGAAGTGGCATGCCCAAGACGACCTCGCCTTCGCCACCAACGGCCCCGAGGAACCTCGACGCGCAGATCCCGTGGCGCCTCACCTGCTCGCCGATGTACGCGTTGAGATCATCAGCGCGTATCCTGGAGCGGACGGATCAGCGGTGCAAGCCGCGCTCAACGCTGGTGCCCAAGGGCTGGTCATTGAAGGCATGGGCTCCGGAAACGTCGGCACCGCCATGGCTGCCTCCCTGCAATCTGCATTGGAGCAAAACGTTCCCGTAGTCATCACCACCCGGGTGCCGCGAGGGGAAGTCATGGGACACTACGGCGGCGCCGGAGGTGGCGCAACGCTTGCCGCGCAGGGAGCCATCGGATCCACTTATTTCCGCGCAGGACAAGCACGGGTTCTGCTCGCCATTGCCATTGCCAGTGGCGTTCATCCCGCCACGTTGTTCTAG
- a CDS encoding DNA polymerase IV — MRRWVLHIDMDAFYASCEQLTRPTLRGRPVLVGGVSGRGVVAGCSYEARALGAHSAMPMYQARALVGYKGVTVAPRGDLYKHLSRQAFEVFKEFGGVVEQVSIDEAFLEPADIQGFAPDEVRKWVESMRSAVRERTGLAASVGCGPGKQIAKIGSGLAKPDGVAVIPEQDLTRIIHPLPVGKLWGVGPVTRQKLSTLGVQTIGDLAQMSEKEIDISLGPTVGRALWLMARGIDERPVAPRKIAKQISAEHTYPTDLTTRAHTRAALLRASKDAHKRLLVDGRGARTVSVKLRMADFHIESRSATLHYATDNLETLQATALKLLRYPDDVGPIRLVGVSYSGLESARQDVLFPELDQVAHTEEEIDYEVGVRDHAEPEHVEVEAKSSGWRPTQDVFHPEFGHGWIQGMGLGKITVRFETRSTGKGRVRTFDADDPRLEAASALESLR; from the coding sequence ATGCGACGCTGGGTTTTGCACATCGACATGGACGCGTTCTACGCCTCCTGCGAGCAACTCACTCGTCCCACGCTTCGGGGGCGTCCCGTCCTCGTTGGCGGTGTGAGCGGCAGGGGAGTCGTGGCGGGATGTTCCTATGAGGCTCGCGCGCTGGGGGCTCATTCCGCCATGCCGATGTACCAGGCGCGTGCCCTCGTCGGCTACAAGGGGGTGACGGTGGCGCCTCGGGGTGATCTATACAAGCACCTTTCGCGTCAGGCATTCGAGGTGTTCAAGGAATTCGGCGGGGTAGTGGAGCAGGTGTCCATCGACGAGGCCTTCCTCGAGCCCGCCGACATCCAAGGTTTCGCGCCTGATGAGGTGCGTAAGTGGGTGGAATCCATGCGTAGCGCGGTTCGGGAGCGCACCGGACTTGCGGCATCGGTGGGCTGCGGGCCAGGCAAGCAGATAGCAAAAATTGGCTCCGGGCTGGCTAAGCCGGACGGGGTTGCGGTGATTCCTGAGCAGGATCTCACCCGGATCATCCACCCATTGCCGGTGGGTAAGCTCTGGGGCGTAGGGCCTGTGACACGTCAAAAGCTCAGCACCCTCGGTGTGCAAACAATCGGCGACTTGGCGCAGATGAGCGAAAAAGAGATTGACATTTCCCTTGGGCCAACGGTGGGGCGCGCGCTGTGGTTGATGGCTCGTGGCATTGATGAGCGTCCTGTTGCGCCCCGGAAAATTGCCAAGCAAATATCTGCCGAACACACCTACCCAACGGATCTCACTACGCGCGCCCACACCAGGGCCGCGCTGCTGAGGGCTTCGAAAGATGCGCATAAGAGATTACTTGTCGACGGCCGCGGGGCAAGAACCGTAAGCGTAAAGCTGCGCATGGCTGATTTTCATATCGAGTCACGCTCTGCCACCTTGCATTACGCCACGGATAACCTTGAAACGCTGCAGGCCACGGCGCTGAAATTGCTGCGCTACCCCGATGACGTTGGCCCAATCCGTCTGGTGGGAGTGAGTTATTCCGGTTTGGAGTCCGCGCGTCAAGACGTGTTGTTCCCGGAGTTGGACCAGGTAGCGCACACTGAAGAAGAAATTGATTATGAGGTAGGTGTGCGAGACCATGCCGAGCCGGAACATGTGGAGGTCGAGGCGAAAAGCAGTGGCTGGAGGCCCACCCAAGATGTGTTCCACCCAGAATTTGGGCACGGTTGGATTCAGGGCATGGGTCTAGGAAAGATCACCGTCCGCTTTGAAACCCGCAGCACAGGAAAAGGAAGAGTGCGGACGTTTGATGCCGACGATCCCAGGCTCGAAGCAGCCAGCGCGCTGGAGAGCCTGCGCTAG
- a CDS encoding DUF6263 family protein: MWHTKTFSTQHHLRAVAGASAALLLGAVLSACGSQDSTNVEDAVGVTVEAPKVTVLEPGAQPGRELRYQDDGAEQNINIQMSSGFSNTTANTGEFDPQAPAGGEVTTLKSQAKATATFDQDARSVLVVLDAPKIDDLEVAQDVASTEGFQAAWFSDATGKVSSVNFAAPAEATDRGRGITEDYLRTLMSSQVVFPEQPLGVGAQWSVEARVTLGANMLQTTTYTITAIDGDVIELDAEVQRRPSEGAIEDGDTTLEVLASTTTNKSHISVDLRKPLPSAGLIAATTRVIYGQDSSPLRVLQDFTTAVQYS; encoded by the coding sequence GTGTGGCACACCAAAACTTTCAGCACTCAGCACCATCTTCGCGCCGTAGCGGGAGCGAGCGCCGCCCTGCTGCTGGGCGCAGTGTTAAGCGCGTGCGGTTCACAAGATTCCACCAACGTCGAAGACGCTGTTGGCGTAACCGTCGAAGCGCCAAAAGTCACCGTGCTTGAACCGGGAGCTCAGCCTGGGCGGGAGCTTCGCTATCAAGATGATGGAGCGGAGCAGAACATCAACATTCAAATGAGCAGCGGGTTCAGCAATACCACCGCAAATACCGGTGAATTTGATCCACAGGCTCCTGCTGGCGGTGAGGTGACCACGCTGAAATCACAGGCGAAAGCCACCGCTACCTTCGATCAGGACGCTCGATCGGTGTTGGTGGTGTTGGATGCGCCGAAGATTGATGATTTGGAAGTTGCCCAAGACGTCGCTTCGACGGAAGGTTTCCAAGCAGCTTGGTTCAGCGATGCCACAGGAAAAGTGAGCTCGGTGAACTTCGCGGCGCCAGCGGAAGCTACCGATCGCGGACGTGGAATCACCGAAGATTATCTGCGAACCTTGATGTCCTCTCAGGTGGTCTTTCCCGAGCAGCCGCTGGGAGTAGGCGCTCAATGGAGCGTTGAAGCCCGAGTGACCTTGGGGGCAAACATGCTGCAGACCACCACCTACACCATCACCGCGATCGATGGTGACGTCATCGAACTAGATGCTGAGGTGCAACGTCGCCCCTCCGAAGGCGCGATTGAAGATGGCGATACCACGCTCGAAGTGCTCGCTTCGACCACCACCAATAAGTCGCACATCAGCGTTGATCTGCGCAAGCCGCTGCCTAGCGCCGGTCTAATAGCCGCGACCACTCGGGTGATCTATGGCCAGGATTCCTCCCCCTTGAGAGTGCTCCAAGACTTCACTACCGCAGTGCAATACTCTTAA
- the lspA gene encoding signal peptidase II, with protein MTRSDRSTRSFFWLMIPIIAVVAMADQLVKHLMLNSLSVGEVRYIIGEWFRFRLLFNSGAAFSFGEGATWVFTFIQLAFVLAVLVLASKVRDHWSAVGLALMAGGALGNVIDRLFRAPGFFVGHVVDFISVGNFAVFNLADAAITCGVVVFVIGMFIAERRGANKGETHA; from the coding sequence GTGACGCGAAGCGATAGGAGTACTCGTTCTTTTTTCTGGTTGATGATCCCGATCATCGCCGTAGTAGCCATGGCTGATCAGCTTGTGAAGCATTTGATGCTCAACAGCCTCAGCGTGGGTGAAGTGCGATACATCATTGGCGAGTGGTTCCGCTTCCGCCTGCTCTTCAACTCTGGTGCCGCGTTCTCGTTTGGTGAGGGCGCGACCTGGGTATTTACCTTTATTCAGCTAGCATTCGTGTTGGCGGTGTTGGTACTTGCATCCAAGGTGCGTGATCACTGGTCTGCCGTGGGGTTGGCGCTGATGGCCGGTGGGGCTCTCGGCAACGTTATTGATCGGCTCTTCCGCGCGCCGGGATTTTTTGTCGGCCATGTCGTGGATTTCATTTCTGTGGGAAATTTCGCCGTATTCAACTTGGCGGATGCCGCAATCACCTGTGGGGTAGTGGTATTCGTCATCGGTATGTTCATCGCCGAGCGTCGGGGCGCCAACAAGGGTGAAACTCATGCGTGA
- a CDS encoding RluA family pseudouridine synthase, which produces MRDQRQLFIPEGLAGMRVDQALSKLLGISRTAAADLAQAGDVLVDATPASKSDRIREGAWLEVTLPETPDLTPKEELIEGMDILYSDEDLIAVNKPVGVAAHPTLGWEGPTVIGGLAAAGFRISTSGPPERKGIVQRLDVGTSGVMVVAASERGYSVLKRAFKERTVSKTYHALVQGHMDPLQGTIDAPIGRHPSAGWRFAVTTDGKHAVTHYETIEAFAEASLLEIHLETGRTHQIRVHTSALHHPCCGDPMYGSDPNLSQRLGLIRQWLHAVSLGFHHPADGRWMEITSPYPEDLQYALDVLRAG; this is translated from the coding sequence ATGCGTGATCAGCGCCAACTGTTCATTCCCGAGGGCCTCGCTGGCATGCGAGTTGATCAGGCTCTCTCAAAACTCCTGGGCATTTCGCGCACCGCTGCTGCTGATTTGGCGCAGGCGGGGGATGTGCTTGTCGACGCCACCCCGGCCTCCAAATCCGACCGCATCCGCGAGGGGGCCTGGCTGGAAGTCACCTTGCCCGAGACTCCAGATCTCACGCCCAAAGAGGAATTGATTGAGGGCATGGACATCCTCTATTCCGACGAGGATCTCATCGCCGTGAACAAACCCGTAGGCGTGGCCGCACACCCGACACTGGGGTGGGAAGGGCCAACGGTGATTGGGGGCCTCGCCGCCGCCGGTTTCCGCATCTCCACCTCGGGCCCCCCAGAGCGCAAGGGCATCGTGCAACGGCTAGACGTGGGCACATCGGGCGTGATGGTGGTGGCTGCAAGCGAACGCGGCTACTCGGTCCTCAAACGCGCCTTCAAGGAACGCACGGTTTCCAAGACATACCACGCTCTGGTGCAAGGCCACATGGATCCGCTGCAAGGCACCATAGACGCGCCAATTGGGCGCCACCCTTCCGCCGGTTGGCGCTTCGCGGTCACTACCGACGGCAAACACGCCGTCACCCACTACGAAACCATCGAGGCCTTCGCTGAAGCCTCCTTGCTTGAAATCCATCTGGAAACAGGCCGAACACACCAAATCCGCGTGCACACCTCCGCATTGCATCATCCATGCTGCGGTGACCCCATGTACGGGTCTGATCCCAACCTCTCTCAACGCCTGGGGCTGATTCGCCAGTGGCTCCACGCAGTCAGCTTAGGTTTTCATCACCCCGCCGACGGCCGCTGGATGGAAATCACCTCGCCATATCCTGAGGACCTGCAGTACGCGCTGGACGTGCTGCGCGCCGGGTAG
- a CDS encoding YgaP family membrane protein: MKRNENSTDRVLRAGGAVVAGIAAATAFNNDSSTLGVVLGVVTVVLAATAVTGFCPAYTLFGVNTCKRK, translated from the coding sequence ATGAAGCGAAACGAAAACAGCACAGACCGAGTCTTGCGCGCTGGCGGTGCGGTTGTCGCAGGTATCGCCGCCGCAACCGCCTTCAATAACGACAGCTCCACCCTTGGTGTAGTGCTCGGCGTTGTCACCGTGGTGCTTGCCGCCACTGCCGTCACCGGTTTTTGTCCCGCGTACACGCTGTTCGGCGTGAATACCTGCAAGCGCAAGTAA
- the dnaE gene encoding DNA polymerase III subunit alpha: MAKQSSFVHLHNHTEYSMLDGMAKVDMLAEEVSRQGMPAVGMTDHGNMFGTDAFYRAMCDAGVKPIIGIEAYMAPESRFNKERIRWGEPHQKSDDISASGAYLHQTMLAENAEGLHNLFYLSSMASYEGQLGKWPRMDAELIAEHASGIIATTGCPSGDVQTRLRLGQFDAALEAAAMWQDIYGKDNYFLELMDHGLDIERRVRNELLEIGRKLDLPPLVTNDCHYVLESQAKAHEAMLCVQTGKTLNDPDRFKFDGTGYYIKSAKQMREIWDDTVPDGCDNTLWIAERVQDYGEIWESHPHDRMPIADVPEGHTPTTWLRHEVLEGLKERFDGGEVPKEYIDRADYEIDVIDMKGYPSYFLIVAELIKHARSIGIRVGPGRGSAAGALVAYALTITNIDPIEHGLLFERFLNPERPSAPDIDIDFDDRRRGEMIRYASDRWGEDKIAQVITFGTVKTKQALKDSARVQYGQPGYQIADKITKELPPPIMAKDIPLSGIKDPNHPRYAEAGEVRKLIETDPDVQKIYDTAVGLEGVIRQPGVHACAVIMASVPLLDHIPMWKRAADGALITGWPYPACEAIGLLKMDFLGLRNLTVIGDALENIKANRGEEIDLEALETDDPKVYELLSGGHTLGVFQLDSGGMQELLKRMQPTGFNDIVASLALYRPGPMGVNAHNDYADRKNGRKPIEPIHPELEEALKDILEETYGLIVYQEQIMEISRKLANYTAGEADGFRKAMGKKKPEVLAKEYAKFSQGMFDNGFSKAAVDALWGTIEPFASYAFNKSHAAGYGLVSYWTAYLKANYTAEYMAALLTSVADKKNKSALYLADCRHLGISVLSPDVNESGLNFMPVGERIRFGLGAVRNVGADVVEAIVQAREEHGHFKDFSDYLDKVPTVACSKRVIESLIKAGAYDSLEHPRKGLMLIHEEAVDSVLATKKAADKGQFDLFAGLGDAGEEAPNVFAVQVPDQRWDRKHELALEREMLGLYVSGHPLDGFQDALDAQTDTPLTTISEGELRHGTEVVIGGIIAGVDRRVSKKDGSPWAIVTVEDYNGAQVELLVFSRLYGIVAPQIVEDNIIVAKAHISIKDDRTSLFGDDLKAAELGPGGGAGLPLRLTMRTDQCSLENIAKLKAVLANNKGESDVYLNIVHGEESRLMILGEHLRVERSGSLMGDLKATMGPGILG; this comes from the coding sequence ATGGCGAAACAATCCTCCTTCGTACACCTGCACAATCACACCGAGTATTCAATGCTCGACGGGATGGCGAAGGTGGACATGCTCGCAGAGGAAGTGTCCAGGCAGGGGATGCCAGCAGTGGGCATGACGGACCACGGCAACATGTTCGGTACCGACGCCTTCTACCGCGCCATGTGCGACGCTGGGGTCAAGCCCATCATCGGCATCGAGGCCTATATGGCGCCCGAATCGCGATTCAATAAAGAGCGCATTCGCTGGGGTGAGCCGCACCAAAAAAGTGACGACATTTCTGCATCCGGGGCTTACCTGCACCAAACCATGCTGGCGGAAAATGCTGAAGGCCTCCACAACCTCTTTTATCTTTCCTCCATGGCCTCCTATGAGGGCCAGCTTGGCAAGTGGCCGCGCATGGACGCCGAACTCATCGCCGAGCACGCCTCCGGCATCATCGCCACCACCGGCTGCCCCTCCGGTGATGTGCAAACCCGCCTACGCTTGGGGCAATTCGACGCCGCGCTTGAAGCCGCTGCAATGTGGCAGGACATTTATGGCAAAGACAATTACTTCCTCGAGCTCATGGATCACGGACTCGATATTGAGCGGCGTGTGCGCAACGAGCTGCTTGAAATCGGTCGCAAACTGGATCTGCCGCCGCTGGTGACCAATGACTGCCACTATGTTCTGGAATCCCAGGCCAAAGCACACGAGGCAATGTTGTGCGTGCAAACCGGCAAAACACTCAACGATCCAGACCGATTCAAGTTTGACGGCACCGGCTACTACATCAAATCCGCCAAGCAGATGCGCGAGATTTGGGACGACACCGTGCCGGACGGGTGCGACAACACCCTGTGGATCGCCGAGCGGGTACAAGACTACGGCGAGATTTGGGAATCGCATCCACACGATCGCATGCCCATCGCCGATGTGCCCGAAGGGCATACACCAACCACCTGGCTACGCCACGAAGTTCTTGAAGGGCTCAAAGAGCGTTTCGACGGCGGCGAGGTGCCCAAGGAGTACATCGATCGCGCTGATTATGAGATCGACGTGATTGACATGAAGGGCTATCCCTCGTACTTCCTGATCGTGGCCGAGCTGATCAAGCACGCGCGCTCCATCGGCATCCGCGTGGGACCCGGCCGTGGATCTGCAGCTGGTGCGCTGGTGGCGTATGCGCTGACGATCACCAACATTGATCCCATCGAGCATGGTCTCCTCTTTGAGAGGTTCCTCAATCCCGAGCGCCCCTCTGCTCCCGATATTGATATTGACTTCGACGATCGTCGTCGCGGTGAAATGATCCGCTACGCCTCAGACCGATGGGGTGAGGACAAGATCGCCCAGGTGATCACCTTCGGCACGGTGAAAACTAAGCAGGCGCTGAAGGACTCCGCCCGCGTGCAATACGGCCAGCCCGGCTACCAGATTGCAGACAAGATCACCAAGGAACTCCCACCGCCGATTATGGCCAAAGACATCCCTTTGTCTGGCATTAAGGATCCGAATCATCCGCGCTATGCCGAAGCTGGCGAGGTGCGCAAACTCATCGAGACCGACCCCGATGTGCAGAAGATCTACGACACTGCAGTGGGGCTTGAAGGCGTAATTCGCCAGCCTGGCGTGCACGCCTGTGCGGTGATTATGGCGAGTGTGCCGCTGCTGGATCACATCCCAATGTGGAAGCGCGCCGCCGACGGTGCGCTGATCACGGGCTGGCCATACCCAGCCTGCGAGGCTATCGGTTTGCTGAAGATGGACTTCCTGGGCCTTCGAAACCTCACGGTGATCGGCGATGCCTTGGAAAATATCAAGGCCAACCGTGGCGAAGAGATCGACCTGGAGGCTTTGGAAACCGATGATCCAAAGGTGTACGAGCTGCTCTCCGGTGGCCACACCTTGGGCGTGTTCCAGCTCGACTCCGGCGGTATGCAGGAACTGCTCAAGCGCATGCAGCCCACCGGCTTTAATGACATCGTGGCATCACTGGCGCTGTATCGCCCGGGCCCGATGGGCGTGAACGCGCACAATGACTACGCGGATCGCAAAAACGGCCGCAAGCCGATCGAGCCAATTCACCCAGAGTTGGAGGAGGCACTCAAGGACATCCTGGAGGAGACCTACGGCCTGATCGTGTATCAGGAGCAGATCATGGAGATCTCCCGCAAGCTCGCCAATTACACCGCTGGCGAGGCCGATGGCTTCCGTAAGGCCATGGGTAAGAAGAAGCCCGAAGTGCTGGCTAAGGAATACGCCAAGTTCTCACAGGGCATGTTCGATAACGGTTTTTCCAAGGCGGCGGTGGATGCGCTGTGGGGCACCATTGAGCCCTTCGCCTCCTACGCGTTTAACAAGTCGCACGCCGCTGGCTATGGCCTGGTGTCTTATTGGACGGCGTATTTGAAGGCCAACTACACCGCTGAATACATGGCGGCACTTTTGACCTCAGTGGCCGATAAGAAGAACAAGTCGGCGCTGTACTTGGCGGACTGCCGACACTTAGGCATTTCGGTGCTCTCACCGGACGTTAACGAGTCTGGCTTGAACTTCATGCCCGTTGGTGAGCGCATCCGTTTCGGCCTCGGAGCTGTGCGCAACGTGGGCGCGGACGTGGTGGAGGCCATTGTGCAGGCGCGCGAGGAGCACGGCCACTTCAAGGATTTCTCCGATTACCTGGACAAGGTGCCCACCGTCGCGTGTTCCAAGCGCGTGATTGAATCGCTTATTAAAGCAGGGGCCTACGATTCCTTGGAACACCCGCGCAAGGGGCTCATGCTGATTCACGAAGAGGCCGTGGACTCGGTGTTGGCTACTAAGAAAGCGGCGGATAAGGGGCAGTTTGATCTTTTTGCGGGGCTCGGCGACGCAGGAGAAGAAGCCCCTAACGTCTTTGCCGTGCAAGTGCCGGATCAGCGTTGGGATCGAAAACACGAGCTTGCCCTAGAGCGCGAAATGCTCGGCCTGTACGTGTCTGGCCACCCCCTGGACGGATTCCAAGACGCCCTTGACGCGCAGACGGATACGCCGCTGACCACGATTTCTGAAGGGGAGCTACGCCACGGCACTGAGGTTGTGATCGGCGGCATCATCGCCGGTGTGGATCGCCGCGTGAGCAAGAAGGACGGCTCCCCCTGGGCGATCGTTACAGTGGAGGACTACAACGGCGCGCAGGTGGAACTGCTGGTGTTTAGCCGCCTGTACGGGATTGTGGCTCCGCAGATCGTCGAAGACAACATCATCGTTGCCAAGGCGCACATCTCCATCAAGGATGACCGCACCTCGTTGTTCGGCGACGATCTCAAGGCCGCCGAGCTTGGACCAGGTGGAGGTGCTGGGTTGCCGCTGCGCCTGACCATGCGTACCGATCAGTGCTCGTTGGAAAACATTGCCAAGCTCAAAGCGGTGTTGGCGAATAACAAAGGCGAGTCTGATGTGTATCTCAACATCGTCCACGGCGAGGAATCGCGCCTGATGATCCTCGGCGAGCACTTGCGCGTCGAGCGCTCGGGCAGCCTCATGGGTGACCTCAAAGCCACCATGGGTCCTGGCATTTTGGGTTAG
- the rarD gene encoding EamA family transporter RarD, with amino-acid sequence MFFGISAYLLWGLFPAYFPLLEPASPVEIIAHRIIWTLVFMTALLTLTRRWGELRRASAHTWKRLTLAGLLIAINWLVYVIAVNSGHVADAALGYFINPLVSVLLGVVFLHERLRPLQTISVLIASAAVLLLTIVGGQPPVMGLLLAFSFGLYGLVKKGLTVSAQASVTAETLVTAPFALGYLLWLHLQGHSTFGTAGPGHAMLLISAGVVTAIPLLLFGAAARRIPLATIGMLQYITPTMQMLWAVLVMHEHLSHIRWIGFVVIWISVALYLFDLMLKQRQRAQA; translated from the coding sequence GTGTTCTTTGGCATCTCCGCGTATCTGCTTTGGGGGCTCTTCCCCGCCTATTTCCCTCTGCTGGAACCTGCTTCCCCTGTGGAAATCATCGCGCACCGCATTATTTGGACGCTGGTGTTCATGACGGCGCTGCTCACTCTGACGCGCCGCTGGGGAGAATTGCGGCGCGCATCAGCACACACCTGGAAACGTTTGACTCTGGCCGGCTTGCTCATTGCTATCAACTGGTTGGTCTACGTAATTGCGGTGAACTCCGGCCACGTCGCCGACGCCGCCCTTGGTTATTTCATCAACCCACTGGTCAGCGTGCTGTTGGGCGTGGTGTTTTTGCACGAACGCCTGCGTCCTTTGCAGACCATCAGCGTGCTCATTGCCTCCGCTGCGGTGTTGCTTCTGACCATCGTGGGCGGACAGCCGCCGGTGATGGGTTTGCTGTTGGCGTTCTCCTTTGGCCTGTACGGGTTGGTGAAGAAGGGCTTAACGGTTTCAGCTCAAGCCTCCGTAACGGCCGAAACGTTGGTGACGGCCCCATTCGCACTGGGCTACCTTTTGTGGCTTCATCTTCAAGGCCACAGCACCTTTGGCACGGCAGGTCCAGGACATGCGATGTTGCTGATCTCAGCAGGAGTTGTCACCGCCATCCCTCTCCTACTGTTCGGTGCAGCGGCGCGCAGGATTCCTCTGGCTACGATAGGAATGCTGCAGTACATCACGCCGACGATGCAGATGTTGTGGGCAGTTTTGGTGATGCACGAGCACTTGAGCCACATTCGTTGGATTGGCTTTGTTGTTATTTGGATTTCGGTAGCGCTCTACCTCTTCGACCTGATGCTTAAACAGCGCCAACGCGCACAGGCTTGA